The following are from one region of the Cyanobium gracile PCC 6307 genome:
- the panB gene encoding 3-methyl-2-oxobutanoate hydroxymethyltransferase encodes MRPADLTRRKQAGLPITVLTAWDALSAAVVAGAGVDAVLVGDSLAMVVLGHATTLPVTLEEMLHHCRAAGRGLAAAAPQDPPLLICDLPFLSYQCGIDAAVAAAGRVLKETPAVAVKLEGAEPETLAVIDRMVRSGIPVMGHLGLTPQSVHQLGYRRQAGDPVSQERLRRRARALQEAGCFALVLEHVPAELATELSAALAVPVIGIGAGDGCDGQVRVTADLLGLTTRQPPFSPPLMQGRALAVEVLGRWVREQGPGAPGARAVPAPATRPASPAAPHC; translated from the coding sequence CTGCGACCCGCTGATCTGACACGGCGCAAGCAGGCGGGCCTGCCGATCACCGTGCTCACCGCCTGGGACGCCCTCTCCGCCGCCGTGGTGGCTGGCGCCGGGGTGGATGCGGTGCTGGTGGGCGACTCCCTGGCGATGGTGGTGCTCGGCCACGCCACCACCCTGCCGGTGACCCTCGAGGAGATGCTCCACCACTGCCGCGCCGCCGGCCGGGGGCTGGCGGCGGCGGCGCCCCAGGATCCCCCCCTGCTGATCTGCGACCTCCCCTTCCTCAGCTACCAGTGCGGCATCGATGCGGCCGTGGCGGCGGCGGGCCGGGTCCTGAAGGAGACCCCCGCCGTGGCGGTCAAGCTGGAGGGCGCCGAACCCGAGACCCTGGCCGTGATCGACCGGATGGTGCGCAGCGGCATTCCGGTGATGGGACACCTGGGGCTGACCCCCCAGTCGGTGCATCAGCTGGGCTACCGCCGCCAGGCCGGCGATCCGGTCAGCCAGGAGCGGCTGCGGCGGCGGGCCCGGGCCCTGCAGGAGGCCGGCTGCTTCGCCCTGGTGCTCGAGCACGTGCCTGCGGAGCTCGCCACGGAGCTCAGCGCCGCCCTGGCGGTGCCGGTGATCGGCATCGGCGCCGGCGACGGCTGCGACGGCCAGGTGCGGGTGACGGCCGACTTGCTGGGCCTCACGACCCGCCAGCCCCCCTTCAGCCCGCCGCTGATGCAGGGCCGGGCCCTGGCGGTGGAGGTCCTAGGCCGCTGGGTCAGGGAGCAGGGGCCGGGTGCGCCTGGGGCGAGGGCCGTTCCAGCTCCTGCCACCAGGCCAGCATCTCCCGCAGCACCCCATTGCTGA
- the hemW gene encoding radical SAM family heme chaperone HemW: MDPRSAYVHIPFCHRRCFYCDFPVVPLGDRADGASSGSIAAYLPLLHREIASSPAGPPLATVYLGGGTPSMLTGAQVAGILEALACRYGLAPGAELTLELDPASFDQARLADYLAAGINRVSLGGQSFDDRVLADLGRRHRGADLREAADWLHRARRRGELASWSLDLIQGLPRQGLAHWAGQLAEAIALEPPHLSVYDLSIEPGTVFERRLALGQLELPPEDLAADLMDLTWSRLSAAGYGHYEVSNYALPGHASRHNRVYWSGAGWWGFGMGATGAPRGRRRAHPRTRAGYAEAVGGEKGGAAEGGVAEGGVEKGGEEGEGMPFDERLMVGLRCREGVNLEQLARQECLAPALFDGLRARLGDYERRGLLRIEGPRWRLADPQGLALSNGVLREMLAWWQELERPSPQAHPAPAP, translated from the coding sequence ATGGATCCCCGATCCGCCTACGTCCACATTCCCTTCTGCCACCGGCGTTGTTTCTACTGCGATTTCCCGGTGGTGCCCCTGGGGGATCGGGCCGACGGGGCCTCCTCCGGCTCCATCGCCGCCTACCTGCCCCTGCTCCACCGGGAGATCGCCAGCTCCCCGGCCGGCCCGCCGCTGGCCACCGTCTACCTCGGTGGCGGCACCCCCTCGATGCTGACCGGCGCCCAGGTGGCCGGCATCCTGGAGGCGCTGGCGTGTCGCTACGGACTGGCCCCGGGGGCGGAGCTGACCCTGGAGCTGGATCCGGCCAGCTTCGATCAGGCCCGCCTGGCCGACTACCTGGCCGCGGGCATCAACCGGGTCAGCCTGGGGGGCCAGAGCTTCGACGACCGGGTACTGGCGGACCTGGGCCGGCGCCACCGGGGGGCGGACCTGCGGGAGGCGGCGGACTGGCTGCATCGGGCCCGCCGCCGGGGGGAGCTGGCCAGCTGGAGCCTGGATCTGATCCAGGGGCTGCCCCGGCAGGGTCTGGCCCACTGGGCGGGGCAGCTGGCCGAGGCCATCGCCCTGGAGCCCCCCCATCTGTCGGTGTACGACCTGAGCATCGAGCCCGGCACGGTCTTCGAGCGGCGCCTGGCCCTGGGGCAGCTCGAGCTGCCGCCGGAGGATCTGGCCGCCGACCTGATGGACCTGACCTGGAGCCGGCTCAGCGCCGCCGGCTACGGCCACTACGAAGTGTCGAACTACGCCCTGCCCGGTCACGCTTCGCGGCACAACCGCGTCTACTGGAGCGGTGCCGGCTGGTGGGGGTTCGGCATGGGCGCCACCGGCGCCCCCCGCGGGCGCCGCCGGGCCCATCCCCGCACCCGGGCCGGCTATGCCGAGGCGGTCGGCGGAGAGAAGGGGGGGGCGGCGGAGGGAGGCGTGGCTGAGGGAGGCGTGGAGAAGGGGGGCGAGGAGGGGGAGGGGATGCCCTTCGACGAGCGGTTGATGGTGGGGCTTCGCTGCCGGGAGGGGGTGAACCTGGAGCAGCTCGCCCGCCAGGAGTGCCTGGCCCCCGCGCTCTTCGACGGGCTGCGGGCGCGGCTCGGGGACTACGAGCGGCGCGGCCTGCTGCGCATCGAGGGGCCCCGCTGGCGGCTGGCCGATCCGCAGGGGCTGGCCCTCAGCAATGGGGTGCTGCGGGAGATGCTGGCCTGGTGGCAGGAGCTGGAACGGCCCTCGCCCCAGGCGCACCCGGCCCCTGCTCCCTGA
- a CDS encoding PIN/TRAM domain-containing protein, producing MVDTLILLLFLISGAATGWLGVDLLPEQLLLEVTNQEGLRSVMGGFGAFFGLIAGIFFQQLRRRLMAQVRSMPTDLLISRAVGLILGLLVANLLLAPILLLPLPWEVVLVKPLAAVLSNVFFGVLGYNLAEVHGRTLLRLFNPASTEALLVADGVLLPASAKILDTSVIIDGRIRGLLASGLLEGQVIVAQAVIDELQALADSSNGEKRAKGRRGLKLLTELRENYGRRLVVNSTRYSGNGADDKLLKLTADTGGTLLTADFNLAQVAQVQELRVLNLSELVIALRPEVQPGDGLQLKIVREGKEADQGVGYLEDGTMVVVEDARRRIGERLPVTVTGALQTPTGRMVFARCDRSPERPGERGNGRAPDKQGGKPVALQEHQPPGPG from the coding sequence ATGGTGGACACCCTCATCTTGCTGCTGTTCCTGATCTCAGGGGCAGCCACCGGCTGGCTCGGGGTTGACCTGCTGCCGGAACAACTGCTGCTGGAGGTGACCAACCAGGAGGGTCTGCGTTCGGTGATGGGGGGCTTCGGCGCCTTCTTCGGCCTGATCGCCGGCATCTTCTTCCAGCAGCTGCGGCGGCGCCTGATGGCCCAGGTGCGCAGCATGCCCACCGACCTGCTGATCAGCCGGGCGGTGGGCCTGATCCTGGGCCTGCTGGTGGCCAACCTGCTGCTGGCGCCGATCCTGCTGCTGCCCCTGCCCTGGGAGGTGGTGCTGGTGAAGCCGCTGGCGGCGGTGCTCAGCAACGTCTTCTTCGGGGTGCTGGGCTACAACCTGGCGGAGGTGCACGGCCGCACCCTGCTGCGCCTGTTCAACCCGGCCAGCACCGAGGCCCTTCTGGTGGCCGACGGTGTCCTCCTGCCCGCCAGCGCCAAGATCCTCGACACCAGCGTGATCATCGACGGGCGCATCCGGGGCCTGCTGGCCTCCGGGCTCCTGGAGGGCCAGGTGATCGTCGCCCAGGCCGTGATCGATGAACTCCAGGCCCTGGCCGACTCCTCCAACGGCGAGAAGCGGGCCAAGGGGCGGCGGGGGCTGAAGCTGCTCACCGAACTGCGGGAGAACTACGGCCGCCGGCTGGTGGTCAACAGCACCCGCTACAGCGGCAACGGCGCCGACGACAAACTGCTCAAGCTCACCGCCGACACCGGCGGCACCCTGCTCACCGCCGACTTCAACCTGGCCCAGGTGGCCCAGGTGCAGGAGCTGCGCGTGCTGAACCTCAGCGAACTGGTCATCGCCCTGCGGCCCGAGGTGCAGCCGGGCGATGGCCTGCAGCTCAAGATCGTGCGCGAAGGCAAGGAGGCCGACCAGGGCGTTGGCTACCTGGAGGACGGCACCATGGTGGTGGTCGAGGATGCTCGGCGCCGCATCGGCGAACGGCTGCCCGTCACCGTCACCGGCGCCCTGCAGACCCCCACCGGCCGCATGGTCTTCGCGCGCTGCGACCGCAGCCCCGAACGGCCCGGTGAACGGGGCAACGGCCGGGCTCCCGACAAGCAGGGCGGGAAACCCGTCGCCCTGCAGGAGCACCAGCCTCCTGGCCCCGGCTAG
- a CDS encoding ATP-dependent Clp protease proteolytic subunit: MTVSAPYYGDSAVMRTPPPDLPSLLLKERIVYLGLPLFSDDDAKRQMGIDVTELVIAQLLYLEFDNPEKPIFFYINSTGTSWYSGDAIGFETEAFAICDTLRYVKPPVHTICIGQAMGTAAMILSAGTKGQRAALPHASIVLHQPRSGARGQASDIQIRAKEVLHNKHSMLEILSENTGKSIDELSRDSDRMTYLTAEEAMAYGLIDRVLTSRKDLPTAAPVA, encoded by the coding sequence ATGACGGTGTCGGCCCCCTATTACGGCGATTCCGCGGTGATGCGCACACCGCCGCCGGATCTGCCGTCCCTGCTGCTCAAGGAGCGGATCGTCTATCTGGGGCTGCCCCTCTTCTCCGACGACGACGCCAAGCGCCAGATGGGCATCGACGTCACCGAGCTGGTCATTGCCCAGCTGCTCTACCTGGAGTTCGACAACCCCGAGAAGCCGATCTTCTTCTACATCAACTCCACCGGCACCAGCTGGTACTCGGGCGATGCGATCGGCTTCGAGACCGAAGCCTTCGCCATCTGCGACACCCTCCGCTACGTCAAGCCGCCGGTGCACACCATCTGCATCGGCCAGGCCATGGGCACCGCCGCCATGATCCTCTCGGCCGGCACCAAGGGCCAGCGGGCCGCCCTGCCCCACGCCTCGATCGTGCTGCACCAGCCCCGCTCCGGTGCCCGCGGCCAGGCCAGCGACATCCAGATCCGGGCGAAGGAAGTGCTGCACAACAAGCACAGCATGCTGGAAATCCTCTCGGAGAACACCGGCAAGAGCATCGACGAGCTCTCCCGCGACTCCGACCGCATGACCTACCTCACCGCCGAAGAGGCCATGGCCTACGGCCTGATCGACCGGGTCCTGACCAGCCGCAAGGATCTGCCGACGGCCGCCCCAGTGGCGTGA
- a CDS encoding ATP-dependent Clp protease proteolytic subunit, which produces MPIGTPSVPYRLPGSQYERWVDIYTRLGVERILFLGQEVTDGIANSLVAQMLYLDSDDSSKPIYLYINSPGGSVTAGLAIYDTMQYVKSDVVTICVGLAASMGAFLLAAGTKGKRLALPHSRIMIHQPLGGTSQRQASDIEIEAREILRIKDMLNQSLAGMCGQPLEKVTKDTDRDYFLSAAEAKEYGLIDRVIAHPSEASGG; this is translated from the coding sequence ATGCCCATCGGCACCCCCAGCGTTCCCTACCGCCTCCCCGGCAGCCAGTACGAGCGCTGGGTCGACATCTACACCCGTCTCGGGGTGGAGCGGATCCTGTTCCTGGGCCAGGAAGTGACCGACGGGATCGCCAACAGCCTGGTGGCCCAGATGCTGTATCTCGACTCCGATGACAGCTCCAAGCCGATCTACCTGTACATCAACTCGCCGGGCGGCTCGGTGACCGCCGGTCTGGCGATTTACGACACCATGCAATACGTCAAATCCGACGTGGTGACCATCTGCGTCGGGCTGGCGGCCTCCATGGGGGCCTTCCTGCTGGCGGCAGGCACCAAGGGCAAGCGGCTGGCCCTGCCCCACAGCCGGATCATGATCCACCAGCCCCTGGGTGGCACCAGCCAGCGCCAGGCCAGCGACATCGAGATCGAGGCGCGGGAGATCCTGCGGATCAAGGACATGCTCAACCAGTCGCTGGCCGGAATGTGCGGCCAGCCGCTGGAGAAAGTCACCAAGGACACCGACCGCGACTACTTCCTCAGCGCCGCCGAAGCCAAGGAGTACGGCCTGATCGACCGGGTCATCGCCCACCCCTCGGAGGCCTCCGGCGGCTGA
- the ilvC gene encoding ketol-acid reductoisomerase codes for MAQLFYDSDADLSLLTGKTVAIIGYGSQGHAHALNLKDSGVNVVVGLYDGSRSAAKARADGLEVLSVADACAKADWIMVLLPDEAQKAVYEAEIAPHLSAGKVLSFAHGFNIRFGLIQPPADVDVVMIAPKGPGHTVRWEFQNGQGVPALFAIQQDASGNARALAMAYAKGIGGTRAGILETNFKEETETDLFGEQAVLCGGLSELVKAGFETLVEAGYQPELAYFECLHEVKLIVDLMVKGGLTAMRDSISNTAEYGDYVSGPRLITADTKAEMRRILADIQDGTFARNFVAECEAGKPEMAKARERDAAHPIEQVGKGLRSMFSWLKAA; via the coding sequence ATGGCCCAGCTCTTCTACGACTCCGACGCCGACCTCAGCCTGCTGACCGGCAAGACGGTGGCCATCATCGGCTACGGCTCCCAGGGCCATGCCCACGCCCTGAACCTCAAGGACAGCGGTGTCAACGTGGTGGTGGGCCTCTACGACGGCAGCCGCTCGGCCGCCAAGGCACGGGCCGACGGCCTCGAGGTGCTGAGCGTCGCCGACGCCTGCGCCAAGGCCGACTGGATCATGGTGCTGCTGCCCGATGAGGCCCAGAAGGCCGTCTACGAAGCGGAGATCGCGCCCCACCTCAGCGCCGGCAAGGTGCTGAGCTTCGCCCACGGCTTCAACATCCGCTTCGGGCTGATCCAGCCCCCCGCCGATGTGGACGTGGTGATGATCGCCCCCAAGGGGCCCGGCCACACCGTGCGCTGGGAGTTCCAGAACGGCCAGGGCGTGCCCGCCCTGTTCGCCATCCAGCAGGACGCCTCCGGCAACGCCCGCGCCCTGGCGATGGCCTACGCCAAGGGCATCGGCGGCACCCGCGCCGGCATCCTGGAGACCAACTTCAAGGAGGAGACCGAAACCGACCTGTTCGGTGAGCAGGCGGTCCTCTGCGGCGGTCTGAGCGAGCTGGTGAAGGCCGGTTTCGAGACCTTGGTGGAGGCGGGCTACCAGCCCGAGCTGGCCTACTTCGAATGCCTGCACGAGGTGAAGCTGATCGTCGACCTGATGGTCAAGGGCGGCCTCACCGCCATGCGCGACTCGATCTCCAACACCGCCGAGTACGGCGACTACGTCAGCGGCCCCCGGCTGATCACCGCCGACACCAAGGCGGAGATGCGGCGGATCCTGGCCGACATCCAGGACGGCACCTTCGCCCGCAACTTCGTGGCCGAGTGCGAGGCGGGCAAGCCCGAGATGGCCAAGGCCCGCGAGCGCGATGCCGCCCATCCGATCGAGCAGGTGGGCAAGGGTCTGCGCTCCATGTTCAGCTGGCTCAAGGCGGCCTGA
- the cbiB gene encoding adenosylcobinamide-phosphate synthase CbiB: protein MSIALLVLLACGLDRLLGDPLWSPHPVQVMGAAIAGLRRAVEAWAGDAPRRLRLGGLLVTLLVVGASGLAGWGLEDLARRIPAVGVPLLVLGLASALAGGSLGRAVRAVLVALPDLPLARARLARIVGRQVSHLPETEILRAAAETAAENAVDGLFAPLFWMLVGAALLPLGPAPPALPLPGPLALAWGFKAASTLDSMLGYRHGRLRWLGTAGARLDDLLTWMPTRLVALSLPLAAGRPGQTLRWLRAALRDGAPDPSPNAGVSEAAFAHAAGVRLGGANAYADGVRIKPTLAATGRPPDRTGVERILALGDRLEGLWLLVALPALALIEAGCPPR from the coding sequence TTGAGCATCGCCCTGCTTGTGCTGCTCGCCTGCGGGCTCGACCGGCTGCTGGGGGACCCGCTCTGGTCGCCGCACCCCGTCCAGGTGATGGGAGCCGCCATCGCCGGCCTGCGCCGGGCGGTGGAGGCCTGGGCCGGTGACGCTCCCCGACGCCTGCGGCTGGGGGGCCTGCTGGTCACCCTGCTGGTGGTCGGCGCCAGCGGCCTGGCGGGCTGGGGCCTCGAGGACCTCGCCCGGCGGATCCCTGCGGTGGGGGTGCCCCTGCTGGTGCTGGGCCTCGCCAGTGCCCTGGCGGGCGGCAGCCTGGGGCGGGCGGTGCGGGCTGTGCTGGTGGCGCTGCCCGACCTGCCCCTGGCCCGGGCCCGGCTCGCGCGGATCGTGGGCCGCCAGGTGAGCCATCTGCCGGAGACGGAGATCCTGCGGGCCGCCGCCGAAACCGCCGCCGAAAACGCCGTCGACGGCCTGTTCGCCCCGCTGTTCTGGATGCTGGTCGGGGCGGCGCTGCTACCGCTGGGGCCGGCCCCGCCTGCGTTACCGCTGCCGGGCCCCCTGGCCCTGGCCTGGGGCTTCAAGGCCGCCAGCACCCTCGATTCGATGCTGGGCTACCGCCATGGGCGGCTGCGCTGGCTGGGCACCGCCGGTGCCCGCCTCGACGACCTGCTCACCTGGATGCCCACCCGGCTGGTGGCCCTCAGCCTGCCCCTGGCGGCGGGCCGGCCCGGGCAGACGCTCCGCTGGCTGCGGGCGGCCCTGCGGGACGGGGCCCCCGACCCCTCCCCCAATGCCGGCGTCTCGGAGGCGGCCTTCGCCCATGCCGCCGGGGTGCGCCTTGGCGGGGCCAACGCCTACGCCGATGGGGTGCGCATCAAGCCCACCCTGGCCGCAACGGGCCGCCCCCCTGACCGGACCGGGGTGGAGCGGATCCTGGCCCTGGGCGATCGACTGGAAGGGCTCTGGCTGCTGGTGGCCCTGCCGGCCCTGGCCCTGATCGAGGCCGGATGCCCCCCCCGCTGA
- a CDS encoding sugar transferase — protein MLSSIGTPYASGQLVTAPAQVLTAEELIAFQSKRDRIVKRSGDILFSLTVLTLGSPVLLALALLVKVTSRGPVFYVQQRVGRDYRSFGCIKFRTMRRDADRLLSKLLAESPDLDEEFRNDFKLKNDPRITRLGKFLRRSSLDELPQFLNVLRGEMSVVGPRPIVNSELERYGSRMDEVLSVRPGLTGLWQVSGRNNLSYPERVRLDVRYARRRTLLMDLRIILRTIGVMLDPRDRGAY, from the coding sequence ATGCTCTCTTCCATCGGGACCCCCTACGCCTCTGGTCAGCTTGTGACGGCTCCGGCGCAGGTGCTCACCGCGGAAGAGCTGATCGCCTTTCAGTCGAAGCGCGATCGCATCGTCAAGCGTTCCGGTGACATCCTCTTCTCGCTCACCGTTCTCACCCTCGGCTCGCCTGTGCTGCTGGCCCTGGCCCTGCTGGTGAAGGTCACCTCCCGCGGGCCGGTGTTCTACGTGCAGCAACGGGTGGGCCGCGATTACCGCAGTTTCGGTTGCATCAAGTTCCGCACCATGCGGCGGGATGCCGATCGCCTGCTCTCCAAGCTGCTGGCCGAATCCCCGGATCTGGATGAGGAGTTTCGCAACGATTTCAAGCTCAAGAACGACCCTCGCATCACCCGTCTGGGCAAGTTCCTGCGCCGTTCCAGCCTCGATGAACTCCCTCAGTTCCTCAATGTGCTCCGCGGTGAGATGAGCGTGGTGGGCCCCCGTCCGATCGTGAACAGCGAGCTCGAGCGCTACGGCAGCCGCATGGACGAAGTGCTGTCGGTGCGTCCCGGCCTGACGGGACTGTGGCAGGTGTCCGGCCGCAACAACCTCAGCTACCCCGAGCGGGTCCGGCTGGATGTGCGCTACGCCCGCCGCCGCACCCTGCTGATGGATCTGCGCATCATCCTGCGCACGATCGGCGTCATGCTCGACCCCCGCGACCGCGGCGCCTACTGA
- a CDS encoding glycosyltransferase, with the protein MEAFPSPVALVHEWFTPRSVGGSEQVVEELDRLLASRGTPPVLFALVDGESSRPGSWLAGRRIRTSFIQRLPRGVSHVQQYLPLLPLAIEQLDLSGHPLVISSSHLVAKGVLTGPDQLHVSYVHTPARYAWDQMHTYLARSALARGPLGPLVRLQLHQLRQWDVVSSARVDALVANSRFTARRIRCFWRRRAHVLPPPVAVERFRWDQPRDEVYVSLCRLVPNKRVDVVVEAFRRTGLPLVVLGDGPERRRLEAMAGPATRFLGRLPDQETAAWLERARAYVYAGLEDFGIAPVEAMAAGAPVIAFGQGGVLDSVCCLSDGNASPTGLLFPEQNAASLAAALEHFEAGRLWRSLPAEGQRRRAEVFAPAVFRRRMETLLDQLWQQHLRRLRRPVPLI; encoded by the coding sequence ATGGAGGCCTTCCCCAGCCCAGTCGCCCTGGTGCACGAGTGGTTCACCCCCCGTTCGGTGGGTGGGTCCGAGCAGGTGGTGGAGGAGCTCGACCGGCTCCTGGCCAGCCGGGGTACCCCCCCGGTCCTGTTCGCCCTGGTGGATGGCGAGAGTTCCCGCCCCGGCAGCTGGTTGGCCGGCCGCCGCATCCGCACCAGCTTCATTCAGCGCCTGCCCAGGGGGGTGAGCCACGTCCAGCAGTATCTGCCGCTCCTGCCCCTGGCGATCGAGCAGCTCGACCTTTCCGGCCACCCCCTGGTGATCAGCAGCAGCCATCTGGTGGCCAAGGGGGTGCTCACCGGTCCGGACCAGCTGCACGTCAGTTATGTGCACACCCCGGCCCGCTACGCCTGGGATCAGATGCACACCTACCTGGCCCGCTCGGCCCTGGCCCGCGGGCCCCTGGGTCCCCTGGTGCGGCTGCAGCTGCACCAGCTGCGCCAGTGGGACGTGGTCAGCAGCGCCCGGGTGGATGCGCTGGTGGCCAACTCCCGCTTCACCGCCCGCCGCATCCGCTGCTTCTGGCGCCGGCGCGCCCACGTGCTGCCGCCCCCCGTGGCGGTGGAGCGCTTCCGCTGGGACCAGCCCCGGGACGAGGTCTACGTCAGCCTCTGCCGGCTGGTGCCCAACAAGCGGGTGGATGTGGTGGTGGAGGCCTTCAGGCGCACCGGTCTGCCCCTGGTGGTGCTGGGTGACGGTCCCGAGCGGCGCCGGCTCGAGGCGATGGCGGGCCCGGCCACCCGCTTCCTCGGTCGCCTGCCGGACCAGGAGACCGCCGCCTGGCTGGAGCGGGCGCGGGCCTACGTCTATGCCGGCCTGGAGGATTTCGGCATCGCGCCGGTGGAGGCGATGGCGGCCGGTGCCCCGGTGATCGCCTTCGGCCAGGGCGGGGTGCTCGACAGCGTGTGCTGCCTCAGCGACGGGAACGCCTCCCCCACCGGTCTGCTGTTTCCGGAGCAGAACGCCGCCAGCCTGGCGGCGGCCCTGGAGCACTTCGAGGCGGGCCGGCTGTGGCGATCCCTGCCGGCGGAAGGGCAGCGGCGCCGGGCGGAGGTTTTCGCCCCGGCGGTCTTCCGGCGCCGTATGGAAACGCTGCTCGACCAGCTGTGGCAGCAGCACCTTCGCCGCCTTCGCCGTCCTGTGCCTCTGATCTGA
- a CDS encoding ComEC/Rec2 family competence protein, translated as MLRSPLLPLLLLLVVLVQAQLRPLQPGPADPLRLLAGGDGPQPVILHGRLLADPVAAGPAAATAGPGPCRVLLQTAGGRSELGFTACPALREGWGVRVSGLLRRPRPAPHPLLAGPAERLARQGAWTRLAVERLEVLRRPATPIADLRRCIAERFVAAAGPERGGLLAALVLGSAVVPLPAELRADFRAAGLSHALAASGFHLTVLLGAVLAIGRGLGRWARLALGAGAMVVFLLLAGPQPSVIRAVLMGAIALVLLESGRRGRPLGILGLSLAGMLLLRPAWLHDVGFQLSAAATAGLVLTARPLEQALAGTPPGGPAGGSPGAAGWWRRWLAPALAVPVAASLWTLPLQLLHFGVVPLYAVPANLLAAPLLTPLTLGAMALAAVAVLVPPLLAPVLVPLGWLAQLLLLLAHGVAGLPLAQWQSGRPLPLLVLLFTLALLGLVLPGTGRRQRLLAAGLGLGVLVVHLVLLGGDQLLLLHQGEGGPPRDLLLARHRGRAALVSTRADGFSCRQAGQLAQALGVAHFDWTLLLDPVAGDDPACWSRQAGRVLAYGGGAAPLAAGQRLASRGLAVEALAMDSHALRLQLGRHRWLLLPDRQALTTWRLDRPAAGEGVWLGVRPRPAEQRALREHGPPQVWLSGPVPAGAPLPRGWRASGASGALTAP; from the coding sequence ATGCTCCGCTCCCCCCTGCTGCCGCTGTTGCTGCTGCTCGTGGTGCTGGTCCAGGCCCAGCTGCGGCCGCTCCAGCCCGGACCGGCCGATCCGCTGCGGCTGCTCGCCGGTGGCGATGGGCCGCAGCCGGTGATCCTGCACGGGCGTCTGCTGGCCGACCCGGTGGCGGCGGGGCCGGCGGCAGCGACGGCGGGCCCGGGTCCCTGCCGGGTGCTGCTGCAGACGGCGGGGGGGCGCAGCGAGCTGGGCTTCACGGCCTGTCCGGCCCTGCGGGAGGGCTGGGGGGTGCGGGTGAGCGGGCTGCTGCGGCGTCCTCGGCCGGCCCCCCACCCGCTGCTGGCGGGGCCGGCGGAGCGTCTGGCCCGCCAGGGCGCCTGGACCCGCCTGGCGGTGGAGCGGCTGGAGGTGCTCCGCCGGCCCGCCACCCCGATCGCCGATCTGCGCCGCTGCATCGCCGAGCGCTTCGTGGCCGCGGCGGGTCCGGAGCGGGGCGGCCTGCTGGCGGCCCTGGTGCTGGGCAGCGCCGTGGTGCCCCTGCCCGCCGAGCTGCGCGCCGACTTCCGCGCCGCCGGCCTGTCCCATGCGCTGGCCGCCTCGGGCTTCCACCTCACGGTTCTGCTCGGGGCGGTGCTGGCCATCGGCCGGGGGCTCGGCCGCTGGGCGCGGCTGGCCCTGGGCGCCGGGGCGATGGTGGTGTTCCTGCTGCTGGCGGGGCCCCAGCCCTCGGTGATCCGGGCGGTCCTGATGGGGGCCATCGCCCTGGTGCTGCTGGAGAGCGGTCGCCGCGGCCGGCCCCTGGGGATCCTCGGCCTCAGCCTGGCGGGGATGCTGCTGCTGCGGCCGGCCTGGCTGCACGACGTGGGCTTCCAGCTGAGCGCCGCCGCCACCGCCGGCCTGGTGCTGACGGCGCGGCCCCTGGAGCAGGCCCTGGCCGGGACGCCACCCGGTGGCCCCGCCGGCGGCTCCCCCGGGGCGGCGGGCTGGTGGCGGCGCTGGCTGGCCCCGGCCCTGGCGGTGCCGGTGGCGGCCAGCCTCTGGACCCTGCCCCTGCAGCTGCTCCACTTCGGGGTGGTGCCCCTCTACGCCGTGCCGGCCAACCTGCTGGCGGCCCCGCTGCTCACGCCCCTCACCCTCGGAGCGATGGCCCTGGCGGCCGTGGCCGTGCTGGTGCCGCCCCTGCTGGCGCCGGTGCTGGTGCCCCTGGGCTGGCTGGCCCAGCTGCTGCTCCTGCTCGCCCATGGGGTCGCCGGCTTGCCCCTGGCCCAGTGGCAGAGCGGCCGGCCCCTGCCGCTGCTGGTGCTCCTGTTCACGCTGGCCCTGCTGGGCCTGGTGCTGCCGGGGACGGGCCGGCGGCAACGGCTCCTGGCGGCGGGCCTGGGCCTCGGGGTGCTGGTGGTCCACCTGGTGCTGCTGGGCGGCGACCAGCTGCTGCTACTCCACCAGGGGGAGGGTGGTCCCCCCCGTGATCTGCTGCTGGCCCGCCACCGGGGCCGCGCCGCCCTGGTCAGCACCCGCGCCGACGGGTTCAGCTGCCGCCAGGCCGGCCAGCTGGCCCAGGCCCTGGGGGTGGCCCACTTCGACTGGACCCTGCTGCTGGATCCGGTGGCCGGGGATGATCCGGCCTGCTGGAGCCGCCAGGCCGGGCGGGTGCTCGCCTATGGCGGTGGCGCGGCCCCTTTGGCCGCCGGCCAGCGGCTGGCGAGCCGGGGGCTGGCGGTGGAGGCCCTGGCTATGGACAGCCACGCCCTGCGCCTGCAGCTGGGGCGCCATCGCTGGCTGCTGCTGCCCGACCGCCAGGCGCTGACCACGTGGCGGCTGGACCGTCCGGCCGCCGGCGAGGGGGTGTGGCTGGGGGTCCGGCCCCGGCCCGCCGAGCAGCGGGCCCTGCGGGAGCACGGCCCGCCGCAGGTGTGGCTCAGCGGTCCCGTGCCGGCCGGCGCCCCCCTGCCGCGGGGCTGGCGGGCCAGTGGGGCCAGCGGTGCGCTGACCGCTCCGTAA